A segment of the Catenuloplanes nepalensis genome:
CCGGCGACGTGGCCCGGCAGGTCACCGGTGAGTACTTCTACTCCGGCGGCGGCGAGATCGTGGCGGTCCACGACCTGGACACCGCGATCGAGGCGCTGACGCTGATCATCGAGCAGGGTGAGGGCCTGGGTGGCGGCATCTACGACGGCGAAGGCGAACTCTCGCACTACTACCGGTTCCAGCAGCTCCAGCTGGGCAGCTACTACCAGCGGGGTGACGTTCCCGGGCGCCCGAGCGGTCCGGCACTCGACGTGGACTTCGACGCGGTCCATCCCGTCGCGATCGACGTCGCGCTGACCGACTACCCGGACGGCTCACCGGTGCGCGAGGCGGCACAGGCCTTCAACCGGACCTACGCGGACTTCCTCGCCCACCTCACCGCGGCCTACGACGGCGAGCCGCAGAAGCTGCTCGAGGCCGTGCCGTGGATGTTCCGGCTGCGAGACGACATCGAGCGCCTGATCCGCAATCCGTTCCCCGGCCGGCCCGGCGTCCACGCGTCCCCGGTCTTCACCCGAGCCTCCGAGGAGTGGTCATGAGCCTGGACGACTTTGTCGCGTTCTCCGCCGAGGTCACCGGGTTCACCGAGTTCGAGCTGCTCGGCACCGGCCAGGCCGGCTCCTATCTGGACACCGTGACCGAGGTGGTCGGCGAGCGGATCCTGGCCGACCTGCTCGGCGCCTACCGCGCGCGGGTGACCGAGACCGGCGACGAGCAGGCGCGCGCCGCGCAGCTGACCGGCGCCGTGCTCGGCGACCCCCGGCTCGGCCCGGTCGCGCGGAACATCATCAAACTCTGGTACTGCGGCGTCTGGTTCGCGCTGCCTTCGGCGTGGACCGGCGAGTTCGGTGCGGCCGGGCGCGAGGGCACGTTCACCGCCTCGCCCCAGGCGTACACCCAGGGCCTGCTCTGGTTCGCCATCGGCGCGAACCCACCCGGCGCCCGCGCCCCCGGCTACGCCTCCTGGGCGTCCCCACCACGCATCCCGGAGCTGCCGTCCTCCGCCATCCCGCGCTCCCTCACCCACACATCGCCCTGACCTCTCACCGAACAGCAGACTCACCTGCCATTTCGTCGAGGGCCCGGTCTCCGTTCGCTGCGCGCGGGCCCGGACCGTCGAGGCCGGGACGGCTGATCAGCCGGGCCGTCGACGGCACCGGGGCTGGAGAACGACACCGAAGGCACCGCACGCTGGGAAGAGACGGGTGGGGGCCACTGCGATGCCGTGATCTGCGCTCCGGTGACGGGCGGCGTGGGCGAGATCTGGTCGAGCAAACGCTGCGCCATAGCGGCGTCGATCTCGCGGTCAGCGCTGATACGCACATCGGCAGCGGTAGCCAGGTCCACGACGTCGTCGCTGGTGAACGCATCAGCTCCGACAGTGCTCAGCCGCCGCGCGAACTCCTGCATGTCAATCATCTGCAGCCTCATCCTGGGGATTGCTGTTGATCCACCGTAACCCCCCGCCTCGGCCGCCGGTTCCCGCACCCACCGCTCGGGATACTGCGCCAGCAACGATGCCAGCTGCTCGGCGCCCCTCATCTCTTCGGCGAGCCGATCGCGCACGGAGGCCGGCGGGGCCGTCACACTCTGTGCAGCCCATGTCGGCCCCGCGCCTGCGCCACCAGACCTCGGCCGATCAACGTCTCCGCGACGGCCCGGGCACGGTGCCAGTCACCGCGCTCGGCAAACCCGCGAACCGCCGCCAGCTTACCGTGGGCGACCAGCGCCGCCGCGACCTCCCCCGAAAGCCAGGCGTCCGGCGCCCGAAGGCCCGGTGCCGCGGCGGTATGACGGCGCCGTCCATCATTAGGTGAGGAAGTCGCGCATCGCGTCGGGGGTGGCGGGCAGCCCGTACGCGTGGATCCCGCCGGTGAGGTTGGCGAACAGGCCGAAGCCGTGCCATTGCCAGGTGGCGGGGGAGTCCGCGAGTGTTTGCAGCAGACGGCGCTGTGCCGGTGTCAGGTCGGCCGCACCGGTGCCGGGGCTGATCGGGCCGTCCGGAAAAGCGTGCCGCAGGGCCTCGCCGACGACCGGCAGCGCCTCGGGGCCGCTGACCGAGGGGATGCGGGCCAGCAGCGCGTCGAAGGCGGGGTCCGTGTGGGCGCCGCCCAGCTGCCGGAACAGTGCCAGACCTGCGTAACCGGACAGGTCGCCGTCGAGGTAGGGCAACTGCGGGTCCGCGGCCCGGTCCGTGCCGGTCCAGGCCAGCAACTCGGCCGCGACGGCAACGCCCGCGTCGGCGCCGTGCAGCCGGGCGGCCGCGATCGCCGCACCCCAGCGCACGACCTCCCGCTCGTCGCCGAGCGCGGCTCGGATCGTGTCCGACGCCGCCGGGAGGGTCACGCCGGTCAGGCCGAGCGCGACCAGCGCGGTGGCGGCGACCGCCGGGTGCGCGTCCGTGGCCGCGACCGACAGCGGGCCGCCACTGACGGCAGCGTCCTCGCCGAACCAGGCGAGCGCGTAGGCCGCACCCGCACGCAGGCCCGGGTCCGGATCGCCCAGCAGCGCGCAGAACAGCGGCACCCCGGCTCGGACCGCGTCATGGACGGCCAGTTCGACGTGGGCGAACAGCCGCTCCTGATCCTGCGCGTCCAGCGACATCCAGTACTCGTACCCACCCTCGCCGGCGTCCGGCCGCGGTCGCTGCCGCAACAACCGCTCCCCGCCGGCGGCACGCCCCCGGTAGTCCGCCGCCGGAAAACCCTCCGGTAGCCACGACTCGTCGTATCCGATCGCAAGCGAGGTGAGCAGGCCGAGGAGTGCGGGGCGGTCGGGTGTGCGCGGGTCCGCCAGCAGTTCCAGCAGGAAGGGTGCGGCATACGCACTCGCCTCGTACCGGCTGCCCTGGTGGAAGATGTTCCCGTACAGCTGCCGGCGGGCTTTCTCCCGCGCCCCGGCATCGGGCGCGAGCAGCTCCCGGATCAGTCCGGGCACATCGCCCGCCGCCCCGTAGGCGTGCTCCAGCTCGCCCCACGCCACACTGTCCAACCGTTCCAGCATGCCCGGCAACGTACCGGCGACCCCTGACATTTTCGTACCGCGGAAGATCTTTGAAGATCTTGATCTTCCCGCTTCCGGCGTGGTGCTGCCCGCGTGCTCCCGCGGGCAACGGTCGTCGCTGGCGCTCCTCCCTACCGGTGCCGATGCTGGTCACCACGAACGATCCGGTGGCTGGTCGGCGACGTCAGGCGTGATTCACGGCCGGGTGAAGAGCGCGGCGAGTGCGGAGTCGGAGGCGGCCAGCGCGCTGCGGTCGTAGGTGCTGGAGGCGGCGACCAGCTCGGCCGCGCCGGTGCGGTCGAGGAGTTCGGTGAGGCGCTGCTCGACCTGGGCGGCGGTGCCGGTGATCGCGGCGGCGCCGGTGCGGTCGAGGTGTTCCTGCTGGCGTGCGGTCCGTGGGGCGGTCCGGGCCGTGTGTACCGGTTCAAGGGGTGGGAAGCTGCCGGTGGTGCGGCTCTGCGCCATCGCCCAGGCCTCGGGGAGCAGCAGGTCGGCGGCCTCGGCGGCGGTGTCCGCGATCAGCACGTCGAGGCTGATCGCCACCCACGGCTCCGGCTGCTGCGCGGACGGGCGGAACGCGCGGCGGTAGTCGTTCAGCGCGGCCAGACCGGGCGCCGGGTCGCCGCCGACGCCCAGCAGCGGACCGCCGACGATGACCGGCAGGCCGAGCTCGGCCGCGATCCGCAGGCCGCTGCCGGTCGCGAGGGCGTAGAGCGGTATCGGGCCGTCCGGCCGCGGGTGCAGCGTGATCTCCGCCGTGCCGGTGAGGTAGCCGCGTAGCTCGGCCAGGTCGGCGGCGAAATCGGTGTCGGTCTGCCGCAGCGCGCGGCGGACCGGTGCGGTGAAGCCGGGGGAGCGGCCGAGGCCGAGGTCGACGCGGCCCGGCGCGAACGCGGACAGTGTGGCGAACTGCTCGGCGACCACGAGCGGCTGGTGGTGCGGGAGCATCACACCGGCCGAACCGATCCGGATCGTGGTCGTGGCACCGGCGACCGCGGCGAGGAGCACGGTCGGGGCCGCGCCGGCGATCCCCGGTACGCTGTGGTGCTCGGCCACCCAGAACCGGTGGTAGCCGAGCCGTTCCGCGTTCGCGGCCCGCGCCACCGTGCCCCGGAGCGCGGCCGGCTCGGGCTCACCGGCGCGGGTGCGGGACCGGTCCAGCAGGGAGAGGCGCACTCCGGAGTTGATCACTAAAGACGCAGCGCCGCCGGGCCCCGGGTTGTTCCGTGCGGCAGGTCACCCGCGCGGCGGCGGGAACTCGACCCGGGTCCGCCAGAACGCCATGATCTCCACGATGCCGGCCATCAGAATTCCGAGCACATCCGGGGGTACGGTCGTCCCGTCCGTCCAGGTGGGCACGGCGGGCAGGTAGACGGCGTAGTCGCCGGGCGCGCGGTCGACCTCCACGATCAGGGTCGCGCCGCCGTACTCGACGAACATGCTGGTCCGGTCGCGGCCGGACAGGGTCACGCCGGCGTCGTTGCGGGCCGTCTGGTTGCCCAGCTCCTGCACGGCCACGGCCACCACCTCTCAGCTGTGGATCTCGACGATGTCGGTCACGTTCGGATTCTCCCGCAGCGCGGGCAGCTCGGTGCTTGCCCAGATGCTGCCCGGCCGCGGCGGGTCGTCGACGTAGGCGGTGACCGTGCCGGAGGCGTTCTCCGCGTACCGCTCCGACAGCCGGGCCCAGAGGATGTCCGCCTGCCACGGGCTGATCGGTGAGCTGTCCCGGTCGTAGAGGTCGAGGCCCTCGAGGTACTCGCCGCCCGGCGTCTGGTTGAGCGTCACCCGGCTCACGCCGTCGGCGTCGCGCTCCGCCACGTCCTGCAACCGCGTCCCGTCCGGTGCCCGCCCGGACCAGAAGATCGCGCCGTCCCGCGGGCTGCTCACGTCCGCCCGCTCGACCTCGGCCAGCAGCGTGTGGAACGCCAGGTCTCGCTCGGCGTCCCGGAGCGGGTCGCCGACGCCCGTCCCGGCCTGCATCTCCGCGGCCGGCAGCAGCCGGTCCGCGGCCTGGCGGAGCTGCACCGCGAGTTCGTTCAGGATCCGGCCCACGGCCTCGTCGATCAGCGCGCGGATGATGGCCCGGGAGGCCGCGATGATCCCGGCCGCGACCAGCGCACCGATCCCGGCGGACGCGAACGCGGCCGCGAGCGCCGCACCGACCGCGTAGGCCAGCGCGGTCAGCTCCGCGATGAAGGCGAGCTTCAGCGCGACGACGATCCCGGCCATCGCGAGCAGGACGGCACCGACGGTCCAGGCCGCGTCGGCCGCGTCCGCGAGCGTGCCGGCCGGGCCGCCGTCGCCGTTCCAGAAGTCCTCGAACGCGGTGATGGACCGGCCCTCGTTGTCCCGCCACACCCGCGCGGCGATCGCGTTCGCCTCGCCGGTCTGCTCCCGCAGCAGGTCGCTGTAGTCGATCCAGGCCTGCCCGTGCTGGACGAGCAGGTCCTCGTCCGCCTGCGGCCAGTCGAGCCCCAGCCAGGAGAGCGGCACGGTCAGCTCCGGCGGCAGCGTGATCGTCATCGGAGGCCGCCGCCCGCGTTCCGTACCCCCGCGTCGTTGATGTTCTCGATGTCGGCCAGTGCACGGCCGTGCTCGTCGAGCCCGGCGCCCACGTCGACGAGCTGGTCGACGTAGGTGGAGAGCATGTCCAGCACCCGGCCGCGCACCTCGTCGTAGGCGCCGCCGAAGGCCGAACCGACCTCGTCCGCTCCCCACGGC
Coding sequences within it:
- a CDS encoding HEAT repeat domain-containing protein; the protein is MLERLDSVAWGELEHAYGAAGDVPGLIRELLAPDAGAREKARRQLYGNIFHQGSRYEASAYAAPFLLELLADPRTPDRPALLGLLTSLAIGYDESWLPEGFPAADYRGRAAGGERLLRQRPRPDAGEGGYEYWMSLDAQDQERLFAHVELAVHDAVRAGVPLFCALLGDPDPGLRAGAAYALAWFGEDAAVSGGPLSVAATDAHPAVAATALVALGLTGVTLPAASDTIRAALGDEREVVRWGAAIAAARLHGADAGVAVAAELLAWTGTDRAADPQLPYLDGDLSGYAGLALFRQLGGAHTDPAFDALLARIPSVSGPEALPVVGEALRHAFPDGPISPGTGAADLTPAQRRLLQTLADSPATWQWHGFGLFANLTGGIHAYGLPATPDAMRDFLT
- a CDS encoding MsnO8 family LLM class oxidoreductase; amino-acid sequence: MINSGVRLSLLDRSRTRAGEPEPAALRGTVARAANAERLGYHRFWVAEHHSVPGIAGAAPTVLLAAVAGATTTIRIGSAGVMLPHHQPLVVAEQFATLSAFAPGRVDLGLGRSPGFTAPVRRALRQTDTDFAADLAELRGYLTGTAEITLHPRPDGPIPLYALATGSGLRIAAELGLPVIVGGPLLGVGGDPAPGLAALNDYRRAFRPSAQQPEPWVAISLDVLIADTAAEAADLLLPEAWAMAQSRTTGSFPPLEPVHTARTAPRTARQQEHLDRTGAAAITGTAAQVEQRLTELLDRTGAAELVAASSTYDRSALAASDSALAALFTRP
- a CDS encoding WXG100-like domain-containing protein, encoding MTITLPPELTVPLSWLGLDWPQADEDLLVQHGQAWIDYSDLLREQTGEANAIAARVWRDNEGRSITAFEDFWNGDGGPAGTLADAADAAWTVGAVLLAMAGIVVALKLAFIAELTALAYAVGAALAAAFASAGIGALVAAGIIAASRAIIRALIDEAVGRILNELAVQLRQAADRLLPAAEMQAGTGVGDPLRDAERDLAFHTLLAEVERADVSSPRDGAIFWSGRAPDGTRLQDVAERDADGVSRVTLNQTPGGEYLEGLDLYDRDSSPISPWQADILWARLSERYAENASGTVTAYVDDPPRPGSIWASTELPALRENPNVTDIVEIHS